The DNA window GCTGACCGGCGGCGTCGGTGCCGACAGCGTGCTCGAATGCGTCGGCACCCAGGGCGCCTTCATGCAGGCGATCCGCAGCGCCCGCAAGGGCGGGCATGTCAGCTTCGTCGGCGTGCCGCATGGGGTGAAGCTCGACGGCTTCGAGCTGTTCTTCGCCCACATTCACCTGCATGGCGGCCCGGCGCCGGTGAGGCGCTTCCTGCCCGAACTGATCGATCTGGTCTGGACCGGCAAGATCCATCCGGGCAAAGTGTTCGACCTGGAACTGCCGATCGAGCAAGTGGCCGAGGCTTACAAGGCCATGGACGAGCGGCGGGCGATCAAGGCGCTGTTGCGCGTGTAATCAACGAAGGAGAAAACCATGCCGCATGTCGTCATCAAGATGATCGAGGGACGGGGCGAGGAGCAGAAGCAGCGCATCGCCGATCTGGTGACACAGGCGATCATGGACGGCGCCGGCTGCAAGGAAAGCTCCGTTTCCGTTGCCATCGAAGACGTGCCGGCCGATCAGTGGACCGCAGCGGTGTATCGGCCGGAGATCGAGCCGGTGCTCGAGACGCTCTACAAGAAGCCGGGGTACAAGCCGGAGTGAGGATGCGGCGGGCGGCGGGAGACGCCAATATTGGCGCCTTGGTTCTTCCGCTTGGCTCGCTACGTCTGCTACGGGTTCCGCTCACCACATAGGGTGTTGACTCTTCGGTATTTTCTTTCTTAGGTTGTATGTCGTCAAGCACGTTGGTATCTGAAAGCCATGTCAGAGTATGCCTTTCCGAAGGGGGTATTCGACCGGGGCAGAGCAGCTTTTCTGCTTCTGACGCTCGCCGTGACGCTTCTGCTCGCCGGGTGCGGCACCCCGCCGCGCACCTTATTTGCGCGCTTCACCATGGAAGTAGAGACGCCGGAAGGGCTAAGAACTGTCTCGACGGTGGCGAAATACAGCATCGGTCCGAACGATGGTTTTCTAGCCGGCTTGAGTATGACAGAAGTTTACACGATGTTCTGGGGCGAAGCCGCCATGGTGGACCTCGGCGACAGAGGTATTCTTTTCTGTACGATAGGGGGTGACTACGAGCGTGCCCATCAAAGCTTAGCTCTGTGGGATTTTGCTCTCAGGCTTTTCCCCCGGGAGGGCAGCAAAGATCAACTGGCCGCGCACCTTGACGATCTGATCCGGACTCACCCAAAGACAACAGTGTCCAACGCACAGCTTCCGCTGTTGATCCGCTTTCGGGATCTGGCTGATCCAATGACGGCGGAGCGTATCGATCCGAACGATCTGGAGGCGAGCTTCGGTTCCGGCGTGCGGATCGCCCGAAGCGAGTTTGAAATCTTGCAGACGCCAGAACTGCGCTGGTGGCAGTGGTTTTCGCCGCCACCGGAAATTCCGATCACCAAAGCTATCCAAGCAAGGCTTCCCTGGTTGTCGCTTCCGGTCGAAGCGCTCGATTTAAAGTTAGCGCGGCCAAAGTATTTCAGCCTGAATGCTGCCAAGAAGGTCACCGATCATCTGTCGGCGGGTTCCTTCATCTATCCGGACTCTCTCAGGGAAGTGCGCGAGCAAACGCCAACGGATACCGATCACTGATTGCCGATCCCGGCGGCGCGGGGATGACGGCTTATAGCTCTCTTTCCTCGGTATAATTCTGTCATCCTCGCGAAGGCGAGGAGCTCAGCACGACAAGGGCGAGCGGCTTAAATCAGCCGCCCCCTTTTCCCTAACCCCATCACGGAGCCAGCATGAACGGCATCCAGAAAACTCTCGGCTTGCCGGTGGCGCTGGCTGTCGGGCTCTCAGGTCCCGCCGTTGCGGCCGAACGGATCCGCATCGCCTCGGAGTGGGGCAGCGTGACCGCGACGCTCAGCGACAACGCGGCGGCGAAGGCGCTTGCCGCCATGCTGCCGCTCACCATCGATATGAGCGACCACATGCGGCAGGAGAAGACCGGCGCGCTGCCTCAGCCGTTGCCGGAGGTCGCCCGTCAGCGCGATTTCAGGCCGGGAACGCTGGGCCTGTGGAGCGATGGCGACTTCGTCATCTACTACCGGTCGGGCCGCGTTCCGTCGCCCGGCATCGTCTGGCTCGGCGAGGTGACGGGTGACGTCACGATGTTCGACCGTCCCGGCGAGGTGACGGTGCGGGTGGAGAAGGTGGAGTAGAGCCCGCCGCTTGGCCGACATGCTCCACGAATCTTTTCAGCAGCGGGTTGCTGTCGGCGGTGCGCCAGCAGAGGCCGACCGGCCAACTGGCGCCGTTGCCGGTGAGACGCCGTTGGCGCGCGCGGCCGCCCAGCGCCTCGACACCCTGCCAGGGCAGGAGCGCCGCGCCGAGGCCGGCGGCCACCACGGCGTGCACGGTGAGGATGTCGTCGGCCTGCTGGATGACGCGTGGCCGGAAGCCGGCGCCGGCGCACCAGGCGGCGATCTGTGCGTCAAGGCCGGGACCGCGCCGGGCGGCCAGCGCCACGAAGCCGAGGGCGTTCAAGTCATCCAGCCGGTCGGGCGGCGGCAGGACGACGCCGTGCGGCACCACCAACGCCAGATGCTCGGTGATGACGGGGCGGAAGGAGAGGTCGCCGCCGGCCTCGGGAGCGCGGCAGAAGCCGACGTCGAGCCGGCTGGCCAGAAGGCGTTCGTGCTGCTCACGCGAGGCCATGTCGTTAAGGGTGATCTGACAATCGGGCACAAGCTGGCGGAAGCCGGCGATCAGCGCCGGCGCGGCGATCAGCATGGAGATGCCGAAGCCGATGTCGAGCTGGCCGGTGAGGCCGGCACTGGCGCGCCTTAACCGGGCGTCGGCCTCGCCGCTCATCGCCAGCAGCGGCCGCGCTTCGGCCAGCAACACCTCGCCGAGGGCGGTCGGCTTGGCGCCATGCCGGCCGCGCTCGAGCAGCACGCCGCCGACGGCAGATTCCAGCGCCTGGATCTGCTTGGTCAGCGTCGACTGGGTGACGCAGAGCTTGGCCGCCGCCTTGCCGTAATGGCCGCTGTCGACGAGTTCGACGAAGGCGCGCAGGAGTTTCAGATCCATTCGATTACCGACTAATTTCAGGATAATTTGTCATTTTACAGATGGAACGCAACAAGAGCAAGCTCACGGCCACTCAACAGGGGGGCGACCATGACGCTCAAGGTTTCCAGTGCGCAGTTCCAGCACCGCGCCAATGACAAGGCCTATAACCTCTCGCGCATCGCCGACTTCACCGAGGCGGCGCTGGAGAAGGGTAGCCAGCTGGTGGTGTTTCCCGAGATGTGCATCACCGGCTATTGGCACGTGCCGAAGCTGGATGAAGCGGGCCTGCGGGCGCTGGCCGAGCCGCTCGACGGCCCATCGATCACCGCAGTCGGCGCGCTGGCCCGGCAGCGCGGCATCGCCATCGGCGCCGGTTTCCTGGAGCTTGCCGACGATGGCGCGCTCTACAACGCTTATGCGGTGTGCCTGCCGGATGGCGCGGTGCATTGCCACCGCAAGCTGCACGCCTTCGAGCACCGGCTGATTTCAAGCGGCGACCGTTACACGGTGTTCGACACGCCCTGGGGTATCCGGGCCGGCATTCTGATCTGCTGGGACAACAACCTCGTCGAGAACGCCCGGGCGACGGCGCTGATGGGGGCCGAGCTGCTGATCGCGCCGCATCAGACGGGTGGCTGCAACTCGGTGAGTCCCTTGGGCATGAAGCACATTCCATTGGAGACATGGGCGCGCCGGCATGACGACCCCGCCGCCATCGCGGCGGAAATCCGTGGGCCCAACGGCCGGCAATGGCTGATGCGCTGGCTGCCGGCCCGCGCCCACGACAATGGCCTGTTCATCGTCTTCAGCAATGGCATCGGCCAGGACGAGGACGAAGTGCGCACCGGCAACGCCATGATCCTCGACCCCTACGGCCGGATCATCGTCGAAACCGCCGCGGCGGCGGACGCCCTGGTCAGCGCCGATCTCGACCTTGCGCTGCTCGACAAATGCACCGGCCAACGCTGGCTGCGCGGCCGGCGACCGGAGCTCTATGGCATCCTGACGGCGCCCCGGCCGGACAACCTCAAGCCGCTGGAGGCGCGGTTTTCTCAGGCGCCGACGCGGGCGGGCTGATAGTGCATGCGGCCGCCGCGATGCGCTCCGCAGCGCGGCGGCCGATCGCGGGGTATACCAAGATGCATTGAAAATGCCTCTTGGTATTCTGCTTGCCGATTTCTCATGCCCCTGATGCAAATGAGAAATCGGCAATGGCTCAATGAGCGGATGCGTCAGCATCTTCGCGAATTGGTATTACGCCACGTTTTGGAACTGCGCCTCGCCGTTGTGCAGGAAGCAGGCCTTGGTGAACAGGCCGAGGTCGACGAGGTTGGGCAGGCGGATGTCGCCGATATCGGGCAGGCGCTTGGCGTCGGGATCGAAGGCGCGGTCGATCTGCGAGATGAAGCCGACGATGAGGCCGGTGCTCTGGGCATAGGCGCTGAGCGCCGCCACCTGGTCGGCCAGCGTCGGCTTGCTGCGCTGCTGGTCGAGGATCTGCAGGTAATCGATCACCGCCACCGTTCCCGGCGCTGCGTCCGAGAGGTGGGCGATGATGGTGTCGGCGCTGATCGCCTCGCTGGTGACCACCTCCACTTGGTCGGCGGCGCCGAGCGGCGGCTTTTCCAGCTGGCGCAGGTGGCTACGCGCCTGCGGCTCAGTGAATTCCAGCGTGAACAACACGGCGCGGCGGCCGGTGCGCGCCGCGTCGAGCAGCAGTCGCAGGCCGAGCAGCGTCTTGCCATGGCCGGGGCGGCCGGCCATCAGCAACAGGTCGCCGGTCTCGAGCCGGGACAGGATGGTCTCCGACAGCGAGCCGGTGGCGATCCGGGCGGACAGAAGGCTCCAGCGGGCAAAGCCTTCCTCACGGGCGATCGTGTCGAGGGCTTCATGAAGCGGCAGGTTGCCGGCCTTGGCCATCAGCTTGGCGCGGCGTTTCAGCTGGAAAATGGGGGCGGAAAGTTTCATCGCGACCTCCGAAACGAGCCAAAACGCAACCCCTCCGCATGCGACGCTCGAACAGATGGTTCGGCCTGTGACAGTCACCCCGCATGTGCAATGCTTCCCCGAATGGAGGGGGGAGGCGCGGGCCACGCCTTGGCCCCGAAGTTAGCGAGCGCGGCGATTCCCGGCAAGCGGGGACGGTACTCGCCGAGCGATTTCAGCTTGCGCCGCGCGGTGGCTCAGGGTTGATAGGTCGGCCCGCTCCATGAGCGCCGCCAGTGAGACAGGACTTGATGTGATTGCCTTCAGACCGATGCGGGACAGTGAATATCCCGCCTATCTCGATTATTTCATTGCCGACTACGCGGCGGAAATCGCCGCCAACTATCGGCTCTCGCAGGAGGCGGCGCTCTCGCAGGCCCGGCGAGATATCGAGGCTGGATTGCCCAATGGCGTGCGCACCGCCGGTCAGGTTCTGATCTGCCTGATCGATCCGTCGGCGACCGCCGAGAAGCTGATCGGCTATCTCTGGTACAAGCCGGACGCGGCGATGCGCTCGGCCTTCATCACCGATTTTCACATCCTCGCCGCCCATCAGGGGCGGGGCCTCGGCAAGGCGGCGATGGGCCTTCTCGAGCGTGACCTCAAAGCCAAGGGCTTCACGCAGATCAAGCTCAGAGTGG is part of the Pleomorphomonas sp. PLEO genome and encodes:
- a CDS encoding GNAT family N-acetyltransferase; the protein is MSAASETGLDVIAFRPMRDSEYPAYLDYFIADYAAEIAANYRLSQEAALSQARRDIEAGLPNGVRTAGQVLICLIDPSATAEKLIGYLWYKPDAAMRSAFITDFHILAAHQGRGLGKAAMGLLERDLKAKGFTQIKLRVAGDNARARHVYEATGFHVTGINMSKVIGEE
- a CDS encoding cyclophilin-like fold protein, translating into MNGIQKTLGLPVALAVGLSGPAVAAERIRIASEWGSVTATLSDNAAAKALAAMLPLTIDMSDHMRQEKTGALPQPLPEVARQRDFRPGTLGLWSDGDFVIYYRSGRVPSPGIVWLGEVTGDVTMFDRPGEVTVRVEKVE
- a CDS encoding DNA helicase, which codes for MKLSAPIFQLKRRAKLMAKAGNLPLHEALDTIAREEGFARWSLLSARIATGSLSETILSRLETGDLLLMAGRPGHGKTLLGLRLLLDAARTGRRAVLFTLEFTEPQARSHLRQLEKPPLGAADQVEVVTSEAISADTIIAHLSDAAPGTVAVIDYLQILDQQRSKPTLADQVAALSAYAQSTGLIVGFISQIDRAFDPDAKRLPDIGDIRLPNLVDLGLFTKACFLHNGEAQFQNVA
- a CDS encoding nitrilase family protein, with translation MTLKVSSAQFQHRANDKAYNLSRIADFTEAALEKGSQLVVFPEMCITGYWHVPKLDEAGLRALAEPLDGPSITAVGALARQRGIAIGAGFLELADDGALYNAYAVCLPDGAVHCHRKLHAFEHRLISSGDRYTVFDTPWGIRAGILICWDNNLVENARATALMGAELLIAPHQTGGCNSVSPLGMKHIPLETWARRHDDPAAIAAEIRGPNGRQWLMRWLPARAHDNGLFIVFSNGIGQDEDEVRTGNAMILDPYGRIIVETAAAADALVSADLDLALLDKCTGQRWLRGRRPELYGILTAPRPDNLKPLEARFSQAPTRAG
- a CDS encoding tautomerase family protein, which codes for MPHVVIKMIEGRGEEQKQRIADLVTQAIMDGAGCKESSVSVAIEDVPADQWTAAVYRPEIEPVLETLYKKPGYKPE
- a CDS encoding LysR family transcriptional regulator translates to MDLKLLRAFVELVDSGHYGKAAAKLCVTQSTLTKQIQALESAVGGVLLERGRHGAKPTALGEVLLAEARPLLAMSGEADARLRRASAGLTGQLDIGFGISMLIAAPALIAGFRQLVPDCQITLNDMASREQHERLLASRLDVGFCRAPEAGGDLSFRPVITEHLALVVPHGVVLPPPDRLDDLNALGFVALAARRGPGLDAQIAAWCAGAGFRPRVIQQADDILTVHAVVAAGLGAALLPWQGVEALGGRARQRRLTGNGASWPVGLCWRTADSNPLLKRFVEHVGQAAGSTPPSPPAPSPRRDGRTS